A window of the Hordeum vulgare subsp. vulgare chromosome 5H, MorexV3_pseudomolecules_assembly, whole genome shotgun sequence genome harbors these coding sequences:
- the LOC123452554 gene encoding diacylglycerol kinase 1-like, translating to MYTMERPSWSDISAYLSEYWSVIVATVIFAVVGGVTIYYTINQLNKNISLSLMKAIRARAKKYKKLKDKVPAASHIWRKELGSRSKGLKCCVCLKSVSPPQYLGGTIHQCDICGATAHPSCSGNAHKDCKCVSMVGLDHVIHQWAVQWIDTADRSEEDSFCCYCDESCSGAFLAGSPIWYCMWCQRIVHVDCHNNLAKETGDVCDLGPLKRLILSPLCVKEFHRTGATGLFSSITSGANELASTVRETIRIRSKRYKKNISSAQPESSGTTEPQSDTDGDSEGSNTPAKRDNHVNGKLHEVNHSIESEKDKQLIADNATSRPNGQHEVSHAQNNQKYEIVDVPSDSRPLLVFVNKRSGAQSGDSLRQRLQILLNPLQVFELGKHQGPEVGLALFQKVPHFKILVCGGDGTAGWVLDAIEKQKFEAPPPVAILPAGTGNDLARVLSWGGGLGVVEKRGGLFSVLKDVEHAAVTVLDRWKITIKDNQGKLMSSPKFMNNYFGVGCDAKVALDIHNLREENPERFYSQFMNKVLYAKEGAKNIMDNMFYYFPWEVKLEIDGSNIEIPQDAEGILVANIRSYMGGVDLWKNEDSVSDTFQPQSMHDKTLEVVSFTGMLHLGRLQVGLSRAQRLAQGRHIKIEITTTMPIQVDGEPWSQEPCTIEVSHHAQAFMLKRVSEEPISHAASIMADILENAENSGTISASQKSALLQEIASRLL from the exons ATGTACACGATGGAGCGTCCTAGCTGGAGTGACATCTCGGCATACCTGTCAGAGTATTGGTCCGTCATAGTTGCTACTGTCATCTTTGCAGTGGTAGGTGGCGTGACAATTTATTATACCATCAATCAGTTGAACAAAAACATCAGCTTGAGCTTGATGAAAGCTATCAGAGCTAGGGCGAAGAAGTACAAGAAACTGAAAGACAAGGTCCCTGCTGCTTCCCACATTTGGAGGAAAGAGCTTGGCTCTCGCAGTAAAGGTCTGAAATGCTGTGTGTGCTTGAAATCTGTTTCACCGCCACAGTATTTGGGGGGGACTATTCATCAGTGTGATATTTGTGGTGCCACTGCACATCCTAGTTGCTCAGGGAATGCACACAAAGATTGCAAATGTGTTTCTATGGTTGGCCTTGACCATGTCATTCACCAGTGGGCTGTCCAGTGGATTGACACAGCAGATCGCTCTGAAGAAgactcattttgttgctactgtgatGAATCTTGCAGTGGAGCTTTTCTCGCAGGGTCTCCAATTTGGTACTGTATGTGGTGTCAACGGATAGTGCATGTTGATTGCCACAACAACTTAGCCAAGGAAACTGGTGATGTCTGTGACTTAGGCCCATTGAAACGGCTGATACTATCACCTCTGTGTGTCAAGGAGTTTCACAGGACAGGTGCAACAGGACTATTCAGTTCTATCACAAGTGGGGCTAATGAATTGGCTTCCACTGTGCGGGAGACGATTAGGATTCGTagcaaaaggtacaaaaagaaCATTAGTTCTGCTCAGCCAGAGAGCTCTGGGACTACTGAGCCACAATCTGATACTGACGGAGACTCAGAAGGATCAAACACCCCTGCTAAGAGAGATaaccatgtcaatggtaaacttCATGAAGTGAATCACAGCATTGAATCAGAGAAAGATAAACAGTTGATAGCAGATAATGCTACTAGCAGGCCAAATGGCCAACATGAGGTTTCCCATGCCCAGAATAATCAAAAATATGAAATTGTGGATGTGCCTTCTGATTCTAGGCCATTGCTAGTTTTCGTTAACAAGAGAAGTGGTGCCCAGAGTGGCGATTCACTGAGACAGCGCCTGCAGATCCTTCTTAATCCTTTACAG GTGTTTGAGTTGGGCAAGCATCAAGGACCAGAAGTTGGTTTAGCTTTGTTTCAGAAGGTACCTCACTTCAAAATTCTTGTTTGTGGTGGTGATGGCACAGCTGGTTGGGTTTTGGATGCCATTGAGAAACAAAAGTTTGAAGCGCCGCCTCCTGTGGCCATCCTTCCAGCTGGTACTGGCAATGATCTTGCTAGGGTTTTGTCTTGGGGTGGTGGTCTTGGTGTTGTTGAAAAACGGGGAGGTTTATTCTCAGTTCTGAAAGATGTCGAGCATGCGGCAGTTACTGTTCTAGACAGATGGAAGATCACTATAAAGGACAACCAAGGGAAACTCATGTCTTCACCAAAATTTATGAACAACTACTTTG GGGTTGGCTGTGATGCAAAGGTTGCTTTAGATATCCACAACCTGAGGGAGGAAAACCCTGAACGGTTTTATAGCCAG TTCATGAATAAAGTGCTTTATGCAAAAGAAGGTGCAAAGAATATCATGGATAACATGTTCTATTATTTTCCATGGGAAGTCAAGCTCGAGATAGATGGATCCAACATTGAAATTCCTCAG GACGCCGAAGGTATCCTTGTGGCCAACATCCGGAGCTACATGGGAGGGGTTGACCTGTGGAAGAATGAGGATAGTGTCTCGGACACTTTCCAACCTCAATCCATGCATGACAAGACGCTGGAAGTAGTTAGCTTCACAGGAATGCTGCATCTTGGAAGGCTGCAG GTAGGGCTTTCTCGTGCGCAAAGGTTGGCTCAAGGgcgtcatataaagattgagatcACTACTACGATGCCCATCCAAGTCGATGGAGAACCATGGTCTCAAGAGCCATGCACCATAGAAGTTTCTCATCACGCCCAG GCCTTCATGCTGAAGAGAGTCTCCGAAGAGCCTATAAGCCACGCCGCATCCATAATGGCCGACATCCTGGAGAACGCCGAGAACAGCGGTACAATCTCAGCCTCGCAGAAGAGTGCTCTGCTTCAGGAGATAGCGTCTAGGCTTTTGTAG